CCATCAAACGTTTAATGTTCATCTGGAATTCCGTTCGGAGTGCGCCTTCGACTTTTTCTTCGTTGCTGATCACATTTCGGATATCTTTGACCTGTTCTTCCGTTAGATTTTTCACACGGATTTCGGGATCAACATTTGCTTTCAGCAGAATGTTCATGGCTTTAGCTTGACCTATACCAAAGATGTAGGTCAAAGCAATTCTCACTTTTTTATCATTAGGTAAATCGACACCGGCAATTCGAGCCAAAATTTCCTCCTACTACCCTGTTAACCCTGACGCTGTTTGTGCTTCGGGTTGCTACAAATGACTCTTACCACACCTTTGCGACGAATGATTTTGCATTTATCACAAATTTTCTTAACTGATGATCTAACTTTCATGATCTTTCCACTTTATTTATATCTGTAAGTTATTCTTCCTTTGCTCAAGTCATACGGCGAGAGTTCCAACGTCACTTTGTCGCCCGGCAAAATCTTGATGAAATGCATCCTCATCTTGCCGGAAACATGCGCCAGAACTTCGTGCCCATTTTCAAGAACAACCCTGAATGACGCATTGGGTAAGTTCTCTTTAATCGTTCCATCCACCTTGATCAGTTTTTCTTTCGTCATGCGTTCTGTTCTTTCATTCACTCACGGACAGAATAACCGGTCCGGTTTCGGTGATGGCGATTGTATGTTCGTAATGTGCTGAAGGTTGATGATCGGCGGTGACTATTGTCCAACCGTTATCTAAGACATAAACCTCAAACGTTCCGGCGTTTACCATCGGTTCGATCGCCAGACACATTCCAGGTCTAAGAATCGGTCCTTTGCCGGGGTCACCGTAATTGGGGACTTCCGGACTTTCATGAA
The Candidatus Marinimicrobia bacterium CG08_land_8_20_14_0_20_45_22 DNA segment above includes these coding regions:
- a CDS encoding 30S ribosomal protein S13, with translation MARIAGVDLPNDKKVRIALTYIFGIGQAKAMNILLKANVDPEIRVKNLTEEQVKDIRNVISNEEKVEGALRTEFQMNIKRLMEIGSYRGLRHRRGLPVRGQRTKTNARTAKGPRRTVSRKKTKVGKKG
- a CDS encoding 50S ribosomal protein L36 — protein: MKVRSSVKKICDKCKIIRRKGVVRVICSNPKHKQRQG
- a CDS encoding translation initiation factor IF-1 is translated as MTKEKLIKVDGTIKENLPNASFRVVLENGHEVLAHVSGKMRMHFIKILPGDKVTLELSPYDLSKGRITYRYK